The Propionispora hippei DSM 15287 genome includes a window with the following:
- the mtnA gene encoding S-methyl-5-thioribose-1-phosphate isomerase, whose product MQAISWKGSYLSLLNQTLLPNKVEYIQCRDYRTVAKAIKNLEVRGAPAIGAAAAFAMVLGIRELAVRPELTDEKISVLAKELKKTRPTAINLAWAVDRMLGVVQRYKQDSDLLDKLEQEALLIAEEDKQVNYRLAQYGAQLFTQPTAILTHCNSGTLATVDYGTALGVIRRTWSEGNVSRVFADETRPLLQGSRLTAWELMQDHIPVTLITDSMAGWVMKQRMVQAVIVGADRITSNGDVANKIGTYSVAILAKEHNIPFYVAAPLSTFDFSMRSGDEIPIEERKPEEITFLSGVCVAPDGVPVFNPAFDVTPNSLITGIITEYGVLRTPYEISIEKLKAKKGDM is encoded by the coding sequence ATGCAAGCAATTTCTTGGAAAGGTAGCTATTTATCCTTATTGAACCAAACCTTACTGCCCAACAAGGTAGAATATATACAGTGCCGGGATTATCGTACTGTAGCAAAGGCAATTAAAAATCTTGAGGTACGCGGTGCTCCGGCGATAGGGGCTGCGGCCGCTTTTGCGATGGTGTTAGGCATCCGGGAATTAGCCGTACGACCGGAGCTTACTGATGAGAAAATTAGCGTATTGGCGAAAGAATTAAAAAAGACAAGACCGACTGCGATCAATCTGGCCTGGGCTGTCGACCGCATGTTGGGGGTAGTGCAGCGCTATAAGCAGGACAGTGACCTGCTTGATAAGCTGGAACAGGAAGCCCTGCTCATTGCCGAAGAAGACAAACAAGTTAATTACCGTCTTGCCCAGTATGGCGCGCAATTGTTTACCCAACCGACTGCCATATTAACTCACTGTAACTCAGGTACCCTGGCGACAGTTGACTATGGAACGGCTTTAGGCGTCATTCGTAGGACTTGGTCCGAAGGAAATGTATCCCGTGTTTTTGCTGATGAAACCAGACCCTTGCTGCAGGGTTCGCGGTTAACCGCCTGGGAACTTATGCAAGATCATATTCCGGTTACGTTAATTACCGACAGTATGGCCGGCTGGGTTATGAAACAGAGGATGGTTCAGGCAGTGATAGTGGGAGCAGACCGGATAACCAGTAACGGCGATGTGGCAAATAAAATCGGAACGTATAGTGTGGCCATTCTGGCGAAAGAACATAACATTCCTTTTTATGTGGCTGCACCGCTTTCGACGTTTGACTTTTCCATGCGGTCCGGCGATGAAATTCCTATTGAGGAACGCAAGCCTGAGGAAATTACCTTTCTGAGCGGTGTGTGCGTGGCTCCTGACGGAGTTCCGGTATTTAATCCGGCCTTTGATGTTACACCCAATTCGTTGATAACGGGTATTATCACAGAATATGGTGTATTACGGACGCCGTATGAAATATCAATTGAAAAATTAAAAGCTAAGAAAGGTGATATGTAA
- a CDS encoding adenosylhomocysteinase produces MESIIRDKSLAAQGADKINWVKGFMPVLNVLNEELSATKPLVGKNIVITMHLEAKTAYLALVLKNAGANVAITGSNPLSTQDDVAAALAEQGVTVYAWYNCTAEEYEQFLHKALDTKPQIIVDDGGDLVSLLHSTRSELAPHILGGSEETTTGVIRLRALEAEKRLQFPMMAVNDAYCKYLFDNRYGTGQSTWDGIMRTTNLTVAGKTVVVAGYGWCGKGVAMRAKGLGANVIVTEVNPIKAIEAVFDGFRVMPMQEAAKQGDFFVTLTGCKHVIRREQFAVMKNGAILANAGHFDVEINREHLAADSVSQRVVRKNIEEFTFSDGKKVYLLAEGRLVNLAAGDGHPTEIMDLSFAMQALAVMHIAEHHSEMSNKVYIASDELNSRVALLKLQAMNITIDHLTKEQEQYLKQA; encoded by the coding sequence ATGGAATCGATCATTAGAGATAAGAGCCTTGCCGCACAGGGTGCCGATAAAATAAATTGGGTCAAGGGCTTTATGCCAGTGCTTAACGTGTTAAATGAAGAACTTTCGGCTACAAAACCTCTGGTTGGAAAGAATATAGTTATCACCATGCATTTGGAGGCCAAAACCGCCTATTTGGCGCTGGTTTTGAAAAATGCCGGGGCGAATGTCGCAATCACCGGCAGCAATCCGTTATCCACACAAGATGATGTAGCGGCAGCCCTCGCGGAACAAGGTGTGACCGTATATGCTTGGTATAATTGTACGGCTGAAGAATATGAACAATTCTTACATAAGGCGCTGGATACCAAGCCGCAAATTATTGTGGATGACGGTGGTGATCTGGTATCCTTGCTTCATTCGACACGCAGCGAGTTAGCGCCTCATATTCTTGGCGGTTCCGAGGAAACCACTACAGGTGTTATCCGCCTGAGGGCGCTGGAAGCGGAAAAACGCCTGCAATTTCCAATGATGGCGGTAAACGATGCCTATTGTAAATATCTGTTTGATAATCGTTATGGCACCGGACAGTCGACCTGGGATGGAATTATGCGCACAACCAATCTTACTGTTGCCGGGAAAACTGTTGTAGTGGCCGGTTATGGCTGGTGCGGCAAGGGGGTTGCCATGCGGGCCAAGGGGCTTGGTGCCAATGTCATTGTTACCGAAGTCAATCCCATCAAAGCGATTGAAGCCGTATTTGACGGTTTTAGAGTTATGCCTATGCAGGAAGCCGCAAAACAGGGAGATTTCTTTGTGACGCTGACCGGCTGCAAGCATGTCATTCGGCGTGAGCAGTTTGCCGTAATGAAAAACGGCGCTATTTTAGCCAATGCAGGTCACTTCGATGTGGAGATAAATCGGGAGCATTTGGCGGCCGATTCGGTTTCACAGCGGGTGGTCCGTAAAAATATAGAAGAATTTACTTTTTCCGATGGCAAAAAGGTCTACTTGCTGGCTGAGGGAAGACTGGTAAATTTGGCTGCCGGTGATGGTCATCCGACGGAAATCATGGATTTATCGTTTGCCATGCAGGCTCTGGCCGTTATGCATATTGCGGAGCATCACAGCGAAATGAGTAATAAAGTATATATAGCCTCCGATGAACTGAATTCACGGGTAGCGCTTTTAAAATTACAGGCAATGAACATAACGATTGATCATCTGACAAAAGAACAGGAACAATATTTAAAGCAGGCTTAA
- a CDS encoding amidohydrolase, which translates to MPQTIILKNVELLSDCDELIQTDITISDDCITGIGTAMEAGDKTRVIDCTDKLAIPGLINTHTHAAMSLFRSYADDMLLMDWLENKIWPAEANLTAEDVYYGTLLAIAEMLKTGTTTFADMYFYMPQVAEAVAESGIRAVLARGMTGLGANALQSLAESEAFYHEYHHTANERITVMLGPHAPYTCPPDYLKKVVSLAQKLDAEIHIHLSETAGEVENCFKQYGKSPIELMSELGVLDCGVLAAHCVHVSTEDIQIMRQKQVRVAHNPGSNMKLASGIAPVPQMLAAGLCVGLGTDGAASNNNLDMLEEIRLTALLHKVNTRDPLVIPAQTAVKMATAFGAQALGLADKVGRLAPGLKADIVLLDMDSPHWCPRHNRLSLLAYSASAGDVHTVIANGKIVVENRRLTTIDEEKLLYEAHKRSMRLTGK; encoded by the coding sequence ATGCCTCAGACAATTATTTTAAAGAATGTTGAACTTTTATCTGACTGTGATGAACTGATTCAAACAGATATTACGATCAGTGACGACTGCATAACAGGTATCGGCACCGCTATGGAAGCAGGTGATAAGACAAGAGTTATTGACTGCACTGACAAACTGGCCATACCGGGACTGATTAACACACATACCCATGCCGCCATGTCGTTGTTCAGAAGCTATGCCGATGATATGCTGCTGATGGATTGGCTGGAGAATAAAATCTGGCCGGCCGAGGCTAACTTAACGGCAGAAGATGTATATTACGGAACATTATTGGCTATTGCCGAAATGCTGAAAACAGGTACGACCACCTTTGCCGATATGTATTTTTATATGCCCCAGGTTGCCGAAGCGGTTGCCGAAAGTGGCATACGAGCAGTGCTGGCCAGAGGCATGACCGGTTTGGGCGCCAATGCGCTGCAGTCATTGGCGGAAAGTGAGGCCTTTTACCATGAGTATCATCATACGGCAAATGAACGTATTACGGTTATGTTAGGACCTCACGCGCCTTATACCTGTCCACCGGATTATTTAAAAAAAGTGGTGTCCTTAGCCCAGAAGCTGGATGCCGAGATTCATATCCATTTATCGGAAACAGCCGGTGAAGTGGAAAATTGCTTTAAGCAGTATGGGAAGTCGCCGATTGAATTAATGTCTGAATTAGGCGTACTGGACTGCGGTGTATTGGCAGCTCATTGTGTACACGTTTCGACTGAGGATATTCAGATCATGCGGCAAAAGCAGGTCCGCGTGGCGCATAATCCGGGAAGCAATATGAAATTAGCCAGCGGTATTGCACCTGTGCCGCAGATGTTAGCTGCCGGCCTTTGTGTTGGTCTGGGAACCGATGGGGCTGCAAGCAACAACAATTTGGACATGCTGGAGGAAATCCGGCTAACAGCGCTGCTGCATAAAGTTAACACTCGTGATCCTCTGGTTATACCGGCTCAAACCGCTGTTAAAATGGCAACTGCTTTTGGGGCGCAAGCGTTGGGCTTGGCTGATAAGGTTGGACGCTTAGCTCCGGGCCTTAAGGCAGATATTGTGCTTCTCGATATGGATTCTCCTCACTGGTGCCCCAGACACAACCGTTTATCATTGCTGGCTTACTCAGCCTCAGCCGGCGATGTTCATACCGTTATTGCCAATGGCAAAATTGTGGTTGAAAATCGCCGGTTAACAACAATAGACGAAGAAAAGCTGCTTTATGAGGCGCATAAGCGCAGTATGAGATTGACAGGAAAATAA
- a CDS encoding aminotransferase class I/II-fold pyridoxal phosphate-dependent enzyme, producing MKIVGQAARMNGLMSAIFTQMDDLRQARVCEGKDVITLSIGSPDMPPAKHIMRALTEAVNDAERYGYTLSKGNADLLDVIASWYRQKFNVGLDARNEIHSLMGSQDGLAHLSLCLVNPGDVVLVPDPGYPIYTAGPLIAGAEIHYMPLRPENHYLPDLSAISEDVLRRTKLMILNYPNNPLAAIAPKEFFAQVVNLAQRYSFVVCHDFAYSELVFDGYRPDSFLSVPGAKEVGIELHSLSKTYNMAGCRIGFAVGNARVIELLGRLKSNIDYGVFYPVQQAAIAALSGSQQCVKDLAAMYQRRRDVLVDGLKRTGWNIPKPKASMFLWAPVPTRQSSLAFTVDLLQNTGIAVIPGIAFGACGEGFVRIALVQPEDRLAEGVNRVASWLEKL from the coding sequence TTGAAAATAGTTGGACAAGCTGCAAGAATGAACGGTTTGATGTCAGCCATCTTTACCCAAATGGATGACCTGCGGCAGGCGAGAGTCTGTGAAGGCAAAGATGTGATTACTTTAAGTATTGGCAGTCCCGATATGCCGCCGGCCAAGCACATTATGCGTGCCTTAACCGAGGCGGTAAATGATGCAGAACGCTACGGTTATACCCTGTCAAAGGGCAATGCTGACCTGTTGGATGTGATTGCCTCCTGGTACCGGCAAAAGTTTAATGTTGGTTTAGATGCCCGGAACGAAATTCATTCCCTGATGGGATCTCAGGATGGCTTGGCTCACTTGTCTTTATGCCTGGTTAACCCTGGCGATGTGGTATTAGTTCCTGATCCGGGTTATCCCATCTATACGGCAGGACCGCTCATCGCGGGCGCTGAAATTCATTATATGCCGCTTAGACCGGAGAATCATTATCTTCCTGATTTAAGTGCCATTAGCGAAGACGTATTGCGGCGAACTAAGCTCATGATTCTCAATTATCCGAATAACCCGCTGGCCGCCATAGCCCCTAAAGAGTTTTTTGCCCAAGTGGTTAATCTGGCGCAGCGATATTCCTTTGTCGTTTGTCACGATTTCGCCTATAGCGAACTGGTCTTTGACGGATATCGCCCGGATAGTTTTTTATCTGTTCCTGGTGCTAAAGAGGTCGGTATAGAGCTCCACTCACTGTCTAAGACATACAATATGGCAGGCTGCCGCATTGGATTTGCTGTTGGGAATGCCAGGGTAATCGAATTACTGGGCCGCTTAAAATCCAATATAGATTATGGTGTATTCTATCCGGTGCAACAGGCTGCTATAGCGGCTCTTAGCGGTTCACAACAATGTGTGAAAGATTTGGCGGCTATGTATCAGCGCCGACGCGATGTTCTTGTTGACGGTTTAAAGCGGACCGGTTGGAATATACCAAAGCCTAAGGCTTCGATGTTCCTTTGGGCGCCGGTGCCCACCAGGCAGAGTTCGTTGGCTTTTACGGTGGATCTTTTACAAAACACAGGGATTGCTGTGATTCCCGGTATTGCTTTTGGGGCTTGTGGTGAAGGGTTTGTTCGCATTGCGCTGGTACAACCGGAAGACAGGCTGGCCGAAGGCGTAAACAGGGTGGCAAGCTGGCTGGAAAAATTATAA
- a CDS encoding sensor domain-containing diguanylate cyclase — translation MDQINIAMLETVVNHISSSLIAVNSSEKITHLYVHKHNARNLQYLVGRSWFDLLKRVVTPENYTTIHNAYYECVTSQQPVYISKLCHIDIRGLTEYYSCSFSFLPQYSTVIVFMKNITESLLIEEEFTCMSEQYESLNRELCIAMSNLEFHMMDIEQAHKKIAALYRITSIVQKTVNEQEVLNEILDGITRELGFTHVSIMLFDEKRKELKVTAQRGLADASRRIPLGRGITGYAALHRELVYVEDVSKDSRYITGSSDCISEVAIPLVVDDRLFGVLNVETTDGRILQSYDLDLLRSLASQIAMTIAHASHVSKVEIQAITDGLTGLYNYRYFRTILTQELKRAMRYRRSLSLIMIDIDYFKHYNDTNGHLAGDAVLSTVAGLIKQSCRDVDIVVRYGGEEFAILLPETSEAEAYLLAERIRKEIAEYSFPNGMAQPNGQVSVSVGIASYPEDAYFDIELIECADIALYTAKHAGRNCVKLFGEKSDKTDST, via the coding sequence ATGGATCAAATCAATATTGCAATGCTTGAGACAGTAGTCAATCACATTTCTTCTTCTTTGATCGCGGTGAATTCATCGGAAAAAATAACCCATTTATATGTTCATAAACATAATGCCCGCAATCTCCAGTATCTGGTCGGAAGAAGTTGGTTTGATTTATTGAAAAGAGTTGTCACTCCGGAAAACTATACGACCATTCATAATGCATATTATGAGTGTGTTACTTCACAGCAGCCGGTATATATTTCGAAGTTATGCCATATTGATATTCGTGGCCTAACGGAATATTACTCCTGTTCTTTTTCTTTCTTGCCTCAATATAGCACAGTCATTGTATTTATGAAAAATATTACTGAGTCTTTGCTGATCGAAGAAGAGTTTACCTGTATGTCTGAACAGTATGAGTCACTCAATCGTGAATTGTGTATTGCCATGTCTAACTTAGAATTTCATATGATGGACATCGAGCAGGCTCATAAGAAAATTGCCGCATTGTATCGAATTACTTCCATTGTGCAAAAAACAGTCAACGAACAGGAAGTATTAAATGAAATTTTAGACGGCATTACCCGTGAGTTGGGTTTTACCCACGTGTCAATCATGTTGTTTGATGAAAAGCGCAAGGAGCTTAAAGTGACGGCGCAACGGGGACTTGCTGATGCCTCACGGCGCATTCCTTTGGGGAGAGGCATAACCGGTTATGCCGCATTGCACCGGGAATTAGTTTATGTGGAAGATGTATCCAAGGATTCCCGATATATTACCGGAAGCAGTGATTGCATCAGTGAAGTGGCGATTCCTCTAGTTGTTGATGACCGGTTGTTTGGTGTGTTAAATGTGGAAACTACTGACGGACGGATTCTCCAGTCCTACGATTTGGATTTATTGCGCTCACTGGCAAGTCAAATTGCCATGACAATAGCTCATGCCAGTCATGTCTCGAAAGTGGAAATCCAGGCGATCACCGATGGCTTAACCGGGCTGTATAATTACCGCTATTTCAGGACCATTTTGACGCAAGAGCTGAAGCGGGCTATGCGCTATAGACGTTCGCTCTCCTTGATTATGATTGATATTGATTATTTTAAACACTATAATGATACAAACGGACATTTGGCCGGTGATGCCGTGTTAAGCACGGTAGCCGGTTTGATCAAACAGTCCTGCCGGGATGTGGACATTGTTGTAAGATATGGCGGTGAGGAGTTTGCCATATTATTGCCGGAAACCAGTGAGGCGGAAGCCTATCTGCTGGCAGAGAGGATCCGCAAGGAGATTGCCGAATATTCATTCCCAAATGGAATGGCTCAGCCAAACGGGCAGGTGTCGGTAAGCGTAGGAATCGCCAGCTATCCGGAGGATGCCTACTTCGATATTGAGTTGATAGAATGTGCGGATATTGCTTTATACACAGCAAAGCATGCCGGTAGAAACTGTGTTAAATTATTTGGAGAAAAATCTGACAAAACTGATTCGACATAA
- a CDS encoding class I SAM-dependent methyltransferase: MTQNILGDFKEYSLAGTAQEVNFITDVLHLPMHSCILDLYCGYGRHTIELAKLGFNMTGVDATAEFLEIATQKAQEENVAITFSQCDMRKLCYNQSFHAVINMFAAFGYFSDSENAHVLHLINHSLYSGGLFLIDLLNKDWMIRNSLNRYWRHPSGEYVLSYKVELQNGIATMKRQLINQVTGVKTQYEFALRSYSLSEMITILEQSGFVIKSTYGDFDGRPYGPETPRMIILAQKM, encoded by the coding sequence ATGACGCAAAATATACTAGGTGACTTTAAAGAATATTCTTTAGCAGGAACTGCCCAAGAAGTAAACTTTATAACAGACGTACTACATTTACCTATGCATTCCTGTATTTTAGATTTATATTGCGGATATGGCCGACATACGATTGAACTTGCCAAACTGGGCTTTAATATGACAGGCGTGGATGCCACGGCTGAGTTTTTAGAAATAGCCACACAAAAAGCGCAGGAGGAAAACGTAGCAATAACTTTTTCCCAATGCGATATGCGTAAGCTTTGTTATAATCAGAGCTTCCATGCTGTAATCAACATGTTTGCCGCTTTTGGTTACTTTTCGGATAGCGAAAATGCGCATGTCTTGCATTTGATCAATCATTCTCTTTATTCAGGCGGGTTGTTTTTAATTGATTTACTGAATAAGGACTGGATGATTCGTAATAGTTTAAATCGCTATTGGCGGCATCCTAGTGGAGAGTATGTGTTGTCCTACAAGGTGGAATTGCAAAACGGTATTGCAACGATGAAACGGCAGCTGATTAACCAGGTAACTGGAGTTAAAACGCAATATGAATTTGCTTTACGTTCTTATTCGCTCTCGGAGATGATTACCATCTTGGAACAAAGTGGTTTCGTCATCAAATCCACCTATGGAGATTTTGATGGCCGGCCATATGGACCGGAAACACCACGAATGATTATTTTAGCACAGAAAATGTAA
- a CDS encoding patatin-like phospholipase family protein gives MLIRIGRQKTKTKVVGVALSGGGVRGLAHIGVLKALLDHNIPIDMIAGTSAGSIVASLYACGYTPRQMINLAEKLDLSNLIDLNVTVTDLIKHSMKWFFSGKFRFWSVLPTGLIQGDKLERFFSGLWQERTVHDTKIPLAVTAVDINSASTVFFTTPVPGHRTILNARYYHNVLLTDAVRSSISIPGIFLPKKFRGMTLVDGAVKNNLPTDILHHMGADFIIAVDLGYAGQANYDLKSVGEILLQCIDIMGREVTLLKGEQYADVIIRPDMQGISFKSTKQALLGIKRGEEAARTQIDEIKKLLSN, from the coding sequence ATGCTTATTCGTATTGGCCGCCAGAAAACAAAAACCAAAGTTGTCGGTGTCGCGCTCAGTGGCGGTGGAGTACGGGGGCTGGCACATATTGGCGTTCTAAAGGCCTTGCTTGATCACAACATTCCCATTGATATGATCGCAGGTACTAGCGCCGGCTCGATTGTCGCTTCGCTCTATGCCTGTGGTTATACCCCCAGACAAATGATAAATCTTGCTGAAAAGCTTGATCTATCCAATTTAATTGATTTAAATGTTACCGTCACAGATCTTATTAAGCATAGTATGAAGTGGTTCTTTAGCGGTAAATTCCGGTTTTGGTCTGTACTGCCCACAGGCTTGATTCAGGGAGATAAGCTAGAACGTTTTTTTTCCGGCCTCTGGCAGGAACGTACCGTACATGATACCAAGATTCCTCTGGCGGTGACGGCTGTAGATATTAATTCAGCAAGTACCGTTTTTTTTACGACACCGGTTCCGGGACATCGCACTATCTTAAATGCCAGATATTATCATAATGTGTTACTTACCGATGCGGTGCGCAGCAGTATATCCATACCGGGTATTTTTTTGCCGAAGAAATTCCGTGGCATGACATTGGTAGATGGTGCTGTAAAGAATAATTTACCTACCGACATATTACACCATATGGGAGCTGATTTCATTATAGCCGTAGATTTAGGCTATGCCGGCCAGGCCAATTATGACCTTAAATCGGTTGGTGAAATTTTGTTGCAATGTATTGATATTATGGGACGGGAAGTTACTTTGTTAAAGGGAGAGCAATATGCCGATGTAATCATCCGGCCGGATATGCAGGGTATAAGCTTTAAAAGCACTAAACAGGCCTTGCTTGGCATCAAGCGTGGCGAAGAGGCTGCCCGGACCCAGATTGATGAAATAAAAAAATTGCTTAGCAATTAA
- a CDS encoding chymotrypsin family serine protease — translation MSAKFSELFRQVANLDQVVGIGQGHKLIRGQNTGHEAVVVLVQKKLKKKELLRNDQIPSALAGLPTDVIEVGNIRLLNANRTDMIRPAQPGISLGHYQVSAGTFGAVVYDKKTQEPFILSNNHVLANLTNGSDGRSKKGDLITQPGIYDGASLSLDKIAIGHLERFVPLSMELITPQCPIAQFFETTINKIIKAFRPQYKVQVWRQSGKENLADCAVAKPIDKNSISPDIMEIGPVQGIKEAVPGLEIKKSGRTTGVTQSTVLATDVTLKISINPSEYAVFSEQILAGPMSKPGDSGSLILTLDNYAIGLLFAGSDQATLFNKIDHVLQLLDVSLIL, via the coding sequence ATGAGTGCAAAATTCTCGGAACTATTTCGTCAAGTGGCAAATTTGGATCAAGTGGTTGGTATAGGACAGGGTCATAAATTAATTCGTGGGCAGAATACGGGACATGAAGCCGTCGTTGTACTAGTACAAAAAAAGCTTAAAAAAAAGGAACTTCTGCGCAATGATCAAATCCCCTCCGCTTTAGCCGGACTACCTACCGATGTTATTGAGGTTGGTAATATTCGTTTATTGAATGCCAACCGTACGGACATGATAAGGCCGGCACAGCCGGGTATTAGTTTAGGGCATTATCAGGTTTCGGCGGGAACTTTTGGTGCTGTTGTATATGATAAAAAGACTCAGGAGCCATTTATTTTATCCAATAATCATGTCCTGGCAAATTTGACAAACGGATCGGATGGTCGCTCGAAGAAGGGAGATCTAATTACTCAACCGGGAATATATGATGGCGCCAGCTTGAGTTTGGACAAGATCGCTATAGGACATTTAGAACGGTTCGTTCCCTTGTCCATGGAATTAATTACACCGCAATGCCCCATTGCGCAGTTTTTTGAAACAACGATTAATAAAATCATTAAAGCCTTTCGTCCCCAATATAAAGTTCAGGTATGGCGGCAAAGCGGCAAAGAAAACCTTGCAGATTGTGCTGTGGCCAAGCCTATTGATAAAAATAGCATAAGTCCTGACATTATGGAGATTGGCCCGGTCCAGGGAATAAAGGAAGCTGTACCAGGGCTGGAGATAAAAAAAAGCGGGCGAACTACCGGCGTAACCCAAAGTACTGTATTAGCTACCGATGTGACGCTTAAAATAAGCATTAATCCCAGTGAATATGCCGTATTCAGTGAACAGATTTTGGCAGGGCCGATGAGTAAGCCCGGTGATAGCGGATCCTTAATTTTAACGCTGGACAATTATGCGATAGGACTTTTATTTGCCGGATCTGATCAAGCCACTTTATTCAATAAAATAGATCATGTTTTGCAATTACTGGATGTTTCTTTAATTTTATAA
- a CDS encoding tyrosine-type recombinase/integrase: MKISATAIDATNFIENIKEYIKRDSAHGRPSQDTLNTYMSNINQFLQWCSLEARIHPLAAVQDDIKEYRNYLWENRQLRVSTVSLKLTAIRRFYDSARLRNLVETNPCDGIFAGEDPLLRTTGIKYLNETQLQSLISLIPAAGVNNLRARLIIAFMALQGLRTVEIHRASVEDIDLDHGIMIVRGKKRDGRIYLRADTLALLLKYLQIRGFAEKDERGTPLFLSTAYHNKFGRLSRCGIRDIVDFWFKQAGIKQENSQMLSCHLLRHSCGTNLYLRTKDLRVVQEVLRHKKIDTTTKYSHIEDQMNKRYTELIPLEIL; encoded by the coding sequence TTGAAAATATCAGCCACAGCAATTGACGCAACCAACTTTATAGAAAATATAAAAGAGTATATTAAAAGAGATTCGGCCCATGGCCGTCCTTCGCAAGACACGTTAAATACCTATATGTCAAATATTAATCAATTTCTCCAGTGGTGCAGCCTGGAAGCCCGCATCCATCCTTTAGCGGCTGTCCAGGATGATATTAAGGAATACAGAAACTATCTGTGGGAAAATAGACAACTACGAGTATCCACGGTATCACTCAAGTTAACGGCTATCCGGCGTTTCTACGATTCAGCACGGCTCAGGAATCTGGTGGAAACAAACCCTTGTGACGGTATTTTTGCCGGTGAAGATCCCTTATTACGGACTACAGGCATCAAATACCTTAATGAAACTCAGTTACAAAGCCTGATCAGTCTAATACCCGCTGCCGGGGTAAATAACCTACGGGCCCGTTTGATCATTGCGTTTATGGCCTTACAGGGTTTACGTACGGTGGAAATCCATCGCGCCAGTGTGGAAGATATTGATTTAGACCACGGTATTATGATTGTTCGCGGCAAAAAGCGTGACGGACGGATTTATCTGAGAGCAGACACATTGGCTTTGTTGTTGAAATATCTACAGATTCGTGGTTTTGCCGAAAAGGATGAACGGGGCACTCCCCTCTTCCTCTCCACCGCATATCATAATAAGTTTGGCAGGTTATCCCGCTGTGGTATACGGGATATCGTGGATTTCTGGTTTAAGCAAGCCGGAATTAAGCAGGAAAATAGCCAAATGCTCAGTTGTCATTTACTTCGGCACTCTTGTGGGACCAACTTATATTTGCGCACCAAGGATTTAAGAGTTGTACAAGAAGTGCTGCGGCACAAAAAAATTGATACTACCACCAAATATTCGCACATTGAGGATCAAATGAATAAACGCTATACGGAGTTAATTCCGCTGGAAATATTGTAG
- a CDS encoding LysM peptidoglycan-binding domain-containing protein, which translates to MFNKPNLFFILGIILGFLFFVTYQNVYAQSNIFLDSKTYVVVQVETNDTLWSIAEKHITNQNDIRDLIRAIKYINHIDESSSIYPGQELKIPIITTST; encoded by the coding sequence ATGTTTAACAAACCAAATCTATTTTTTATTTTGGGAATCATCTTAGGATTTTTATTTTTTGTTACTTATCAAAATGTCTATGCCCAGTCCAATATTTTTCTAGACTCCAAAACTTATGTCGTCGTCCAGGTAGAGACAAACGACACTTTATGGAGCATCGCTGAAAAACACATTACCAACCAAAACGATATTCGTGATTTGATCCGTGCTATCAAATATATAAATCATATTGACGAAAGCTCCAGTATCTATCCGGGGCAAGAATTAAAAATTCCAATCATAACAACATCCACTTAA